Proteins found in one Flavobacterium channae genomic segment:
- a CDS encoding pseudouridine synthase: MHHHFLIHKPYGYLSQFIYQLKRKKKLLGELYDFPENTMAIGRLDEDSEGLLLLTTDGMMSEIVRSKKVEKEYYAQVDGLVTEEAVEQLRNGVEIGLHGKKYKTKKCKAFKLESEPNLGERGKKIRDERHGPTSWVSITLTEGKFRQVRKMTSAVGFPTLRLVRVRVGNIHLNDLKAGEVLEVSSFDV; the protein is encoded by the coding sequence ATGCATCATCACTTTCTTATTCACAAGCCTTACGGATATTTATCGCAGTTTATTTACCAATTAAAACGCAAGAAAAAGTTGTTGGGCGAATTATACGATTTTCCCGAAAACACCATGGCTATTGGTCGTTTAGATGAAGATTCTGAAGGATTACTTTTATTGACGACAGATGGCATGATGAGCGAAATTGTCCGAAGTAAAAAAGTAGAAAAAGAATATTACGCTCAAGTCGATGGATTGGTTACTGAAGAAGCTGTTGAACAATTAAGAAACGGTGTCGAAATCGGCTTGCACGGCAAAAAATACAAAACCAAAAAGTGTAAAGCGTTTAAATTAGAATCTGAACCAAATTTAGGCGAACGCGGAAAAAAAATTAGAGACGAACGTCATGGTCCAACATCTTGGGTTTCGATCACCTTAACCGAAGGAAAATTTCGTCAAGTGCGAAAAATGACATCAGCTGTTGGTTTTCCTACTTTACGATTGGTTCGTGTACGTGTAGGAAACATTCATTTGAATGATTTAAAAGCAGGCGAAGTTTTAGAAGTAAGTAGTTTTGATGTATAA